The DNA region CGTCGGCTCGTTCGCCAGCGCCATTACCACCTTTTGGATGTTGCGCTCGCCCGAAGGCCTGCGCCGCGCCTTCAACTGGCTCCTCGGCGGCTACACCGGCGGCGGCTGGCAACCGGTCTGGATCGTTCTTCCGTATCTTATCGTTGGCCTGGTCAGCCTCCAACTTCACGCCCGCGCCCTCAACGTTTTGCAGTTGGACGAAGAGCAGGCCCGGCAACTCGGCGTCAACGTCGAACGCCTCAAGCTGATCATCGTCGGCGCGGCCACCTTGATGACCTCGGCGGCAGTGGCCTTCGGCGGCCTCATCGGATTCGTCGGCCTCGTCGTGCCGCACATTTTGCGTATGCTCGGCGGCCCCGATTATCGCCGCCTCATCCCGCTCTCGGCCATCGGCGGCGCGGCCTTCCTCATCCTCGCCGACCTGATCGCCCGCACCGTGTTCGCGCCGCAAGAACTTCCAGTCGGCGTGATCACCGCCCTCATCGGCGCGCCATTCTTTATCTTTTTGTTGAGGCGGCTCAAACGTTCAGTGTTCTAGTTGTCGTTGGCACAGCCCCCGGTAGGTGACGTTTGTCGTTTGGCGCTTGCCTTTATCTGTAATTTGCGAGTTTCTCATGACCATCCTCTCCATCTCGAACCTTTCAGTCAGTTATCACGGTCGGGCCGTCTTGCGCGGGGTCAGCCTGAATGTGAAAGCAGGCGAAGTCCTCGCCCTCATCGGCCCGAACGGCGTGGGCAAGTCCACCTTCATTCGCGCCGTCAGCGGCGTGGTTCGGCCCGACGCCGGAAAGATCACCCTCGACTCAACCGACCTGCTCCGCCTGTCACCTGACCAGCGCGCCCGCCAGATCGCCGTCGTGCCACAAGCCGTAAGCCTGCCGGACGCTTTTACTGTGGCCGAGATTGTGATGATGGGCCGCACGCCGTATTTGCCGTTATGGGGCGGCGAGAGCAAACACGATTGTCGTGTGGCCTGGGACGCCATGCGCCGCACCGAAATTGAAATGCTGGCCGACCGCCGGGCCGACGAGCTTTCGGGCGGTGAGCGCCAGCGAGTCGTCATCGCCCGCGCCCTGGCCCAGGAGCCGCGTGTGCTTCTGCTCGATGAGCCAACGGCGCATCTCGATCTTAAACACCAAGTGGCCGTTCTGGAGCTGGCGCGAGCGCTGGCCCGCGAAGGCGGGCTGGCCGTGCTGGCAACACTCCACGACTTGAACCAGGCCGCCGGCTACGCCGACCAGGTTGCCCTGCTCCACAACGGCGAAGTGCGCGCCGTCGGTCGCCCCGTCGAAGTCTTCACCCCGGCTCACCTCAGTCTGGCTTACGGCTTGCCGATCAACGTGATTTCTCATCCAATGTATAGCACGCCGTTGGTTCTGCCGGATGGCAAAACGTCAAACGTCAAACGTGAAATGTGACGCTTGTCGTTTGATTGGAGTCACTTATGCCGAGATTAACTAAACTCTACACCCGCAAAGGCGACGACGGCACGACCGGCCTCGGCGGCGGACAGCGCGTGCCAAAAGAATCGCTCCGCGTGCAAGCCTACGGCACGGTAGATGAACTTAATTCGGTCATCGGCCTGGCGCTGGCTCATGGCCTGTGTGATCGCCTGACCGAAGTTTTGCCCGCCATTCAAAACGAGCTATTTCATCTCGGCTCCGACCTGTGTTTTCTCGAAGAAGACAAAACCAAATTCAAGGTTCCGCAAATTGAGGAGCGGCACATTGACAAGCTGGAGGCGCTAATTGACGAGTTGAATGAATTTGTCGGGCCGCTGGAGAATTTCATTTTGCCCGGCGGCTCGGTTGGCTCAGCCAACTTGCACGTGGCCCGCGCGGTGTGCCGCCGCGCCGAGCGCGACGTGATCGCTCTGGCGCGCGTTGAGGCGATTGGCCCGTTTGTCGCCACCTACCTCAACCGCCTCTCCGACTTGCTCTTTGCCATGGCCCGCTACGAAAACAAAGTGCGTGGCGTGGCCGAGCCGCTGTGGGACGCGACGGCATGAACCTACCAATCGTTCCTGTTCCCGATTCTGCGGCGGCAACCGCCGCCCGCGCCCGCCAGAACTCACTCACCAAGCCGCCCGGCAGTCTGGGCCGTCTTGAAGAGCTTTCGATTCAATCAGAATCCTGCCCGGCCTCATCGCTCCCTTCACCCTCGCCGCTGTCCTCGCCCGCTGGCTCATCATCATCGTCGCCCGCCAGCGCCCCGCCCGCCCCGGCGGCCTCGGTGCCGACTTTGCTCTCGGCCTCACGCCGCTCACTCTCACTCTCGCCGCGCTGATTCCTCTGGCCCTCATTGTGAGCCTCACGTTTAATTTCGACGGCTGGCGCATACTTCGCGCCGTGCTGTTTGCCCACCTCGTCACCTTTGCCGTCATTGCCCTTGCCCGCGCCCGCCTCGGCGGCGTCACCGGCGACGCGCTGGGCCGGGCCAACCAGCGGCTGGCGGTCCAGGCCGGCGAAGTGTTGTTCATGGTGGCCGGCCTGCCGCTGAAGTTGAAGTAGAATTGGCCCATCCCAAAACAAGTGAGGCCGTCATGTTCGACTGGTTGAAACCTAAAAAGCAGGAAACACCTACAACGCCGCCCACAAACGAGACGGCTGAACCGACGGTGGTGGAAATCTCGGCCCTGGAGTTGAGGAAGTTGATCGAGTCCCCCGCCCCGCCGCTGGTACTGGACGTGCGCGAACCTTACGAGTTGGAGGCCGACGGTTTGATCCCCGACTCGGTTCACATTCCAATGCGTTTTGTGCCCAACCGGCTGGCCGACCTGCCCAAAGACCGGCCCATCGTGGTCTACTGCGCCGCCGGTGCGCGCAGCTATAACGTGGCCGAGTTTCTCCTCAGCCAGGGTTATGCCGACGTGAAAAACCTGAGAGGCGGCATTATCGCCTGGCAAGCCAGCAAACCGCGCTGACAACATTCTCAAGCTGTTCTGAGCGAACCCCTCTTGACAAACATCCCAGCTATGCTATACTCCACTATAGTATACCGTTGCAAATGAGGCACACCTATGAAGGTTCAAAATTCTGTCGTCAAGGAAGACTTGCAAAAGCGCCTGCGCCGGATTGAGGGCCAGGTTCGGGGAGTGCAGAAAATGCTGGAGGAAGACCGCGATTGCCATGAGATCATCCAGCAATTGGCGGCGGTTCGGTCTGCCGTGCATGGCGCGAGTGTAACCTTTATGCGTGAGTATGCATCTGATTGTTTGATGAACGTGGACAGCGACGACAAGAAAGCGCGTGAGTTGTTGCTGGATGATTTGATCGGCTTGCTGGGCAAAGCGCCCTAACAGGCAAGGAAGAAGACTGGAACACAATGAGCAAAAAAACAGCGAGTGTTATTTGGAACGGCGAAGGAATGTCGTTTACCGGCGTGGGCGGCTCGGGGTTTTCGCTTCAGTTCAACAACCCGTCCGGGCCGGGCGCGGCCAGCCCCATGGAATTGGTGGCGATTGCCTCCGGGACTTGCACTGCAATGGATGTGATAGACATTCTACGCAAGAAACGCCAGGCGGTTTCCGGCTTTGAAGTGAAAGTCATTGGCCTGCGAACCAGCGGCTACCCTTCGGTGTTTACAGAGATCGATCTTGAGTACGTGGTGCGCGGGCGCAACATTGATCCCAAAGCCGTCGAGCGTTCCATCGAGTTGTCGCTCGCCAAATATTGCTCAGTCAATACAATGTTGAAAAACTCAGGGGCCGTCATCAACAGCCGTTACCGGATCGAAGAAGCGGAAACGGTGGCGGCTTGAACTGTAACAATAACCAAATTCAAGAGACCCATAGAACGTCTCAATCAACTTTAATTTTTAGGAGAAAAAATGGCTGAACCAATTCATGTCACCGACGCCGCTTTTGAACAGGCTGTGCTCAAGTCCCCCACCCCGGTGGTGGTAGACTTCTGGGCGCCGTGGTGCGGCCCGTGCCGCATGGTGGCCCCGATTCTTGAATCCCTGGCCGCCGAGTACGATGGCAAGATCATCGTAGCCAAGGTGAACACCGACGACAATCCGGAGTGGGCGATGAAGTACGGCGTGCAGGGCATTCCCACCATGCTCTTCGTCCGCGATGGCAAGATCGTGGATCGCATGGTCGGCGCCGCTCCTCACCCGATGATCAAGGCCCGGGTCGAGAAGATGATCGCCGCCGTGGCCGCGTAAGAACAACTCAATACCAACAAAAAGAGCCGGCACAAACGTCCGGCTCTTTTTGTTTTCAGGCAAGTGCTCTCCGGGCTATTTTTGCCGCAACAGCCGCGCCGAGTTCGCCAGGATTCCCAGATCGGGCAAAGATTGCATGGCGGCGGCAAAGATGGGCGGGATGAGGCCGAAGGCCGCCAACGACAGCCCGGCCACGTTGTAGATCGCCGTAAAGATCAAGTTGGTCTTCACCACACCCATCGTCTTCTTCGCAATGGCGAACACTTGCGGAACCAGCATCCAGTCGTCGCGCATCAAAGTGATGTGGGCCGCCTCAATCGCAATGTCAGTTCCAGCCGCGCCCATAGCAATGCCCACGTCGGCCTGGGCCAGCGCCGGGGCGTCGTTCACCCCGTCGCCTACCATCACCACCGTGTGGCCTTTGGCCTGGTAGTCCTTCACAATCGCAATCTTGTCTTCGGGCAGTAAGTTCGCCCGACACTCAACCCTAAGCTTGCTCGCCAGCGCCGACGCTGTGCGCTCATTGTCGCCTGTCAGCAGGGCCACATGCTTCACACCCAGCTTCCGCAAATCTGCTAACGCCCCTGGCACTTCGGATCGAAGTGTGTCGGCGGCGGCGATCACGCCGATCAGTTGATCATCGCAAGCGACGAACAACAACGTTTTGCCTTGCGCTTCGAGTTCAGCCGCCTCTGGCAGTGAGGCCCCCTCTGACACCAGTCGTTTATTGCCCACCGTCACCGTTTTCCCGTCCACCACCGCCCGCACCCCCAAGCCCGGCATTGCCTCAAAGCTCTGTGGCTCGCTGAGTGTCAAGCCATGCTTACGCGCCGCAACTCGCACCGCCTCAGCCAGCGGATGCTCGGAGTATTTTTCCGCAGAGGCCGCCAACTGGAGAATATCCGTTTGGAGATTGGAATCAATCTCTAATCTCCACGCAAAGCGTCTAATCTCTGTCACTTCAGGCTTCCCCAACGTCACCGTTCCCGTCTTGTCAATCAACAGCACATCAGCGCGGGCCAGCGTTTCGAGATACTTGCCGCCTTTGATGAGCAGGCCGCGCTTCGCGCCCGCACCAATTGAAGCCAGCATGGCAATTGGCGTGGCAAGAGCAATGGAACAGGAACAGGCCACCACCAGCACGGCGGCGGCGGCGAGGGGGTCACGCCGGAAGAGGAGCGTGAGAGCGGCAATCGTTGCGACGATTGGTAAGTAGTAAGCAGTAAATTTGTCGGCGAAGCGTTGAACGGTTGCGCGATGCGCTTCGGCCTCTTCGACAAGCTTGACCACGCGCCCGAAGGTTGTGTCTGGTCCGACGTGGAGAGTGCGAATTCGCAAGTGGCCGAGCCGGGCGAGGGTGGCGGCAAATACCTTTGACGATGGGCCGACTTCGGCAGGCATGGATTCGCCGGTGATGGCCGATTGATCCACTGTCGCTTGACCGGCGATGACTTCGCCATCCACCGGGATCGTCTCGCCGGGGCGGACAATGACGGTTTGGCCGACGACGACCTGGGCGGCAAGAATCTCAACTTCAACGCCGTCGCGTTTCACGCGAGCCGTTTGCGGCGCAAGCGCCGTCAGGTCTTTCACCGCGCGGCGAGCGCGTTCGGTGGTGAAGTTTTCGGCGTAGTCGCCGACGCGCATGAAGAACACGACGACAACCGCCGTCGCCCACTGCCCCACCGCCAGCGCGGCCAGCACGCCCAGGCTCATCAGCGTGTGAGCGATCACCTGCCGCCTGAGCGCGGCGCGGACGACGTTGACGAAGATCGGCCAGCCGCTTACGAGAACGAGCAGAGCGCCAACCGGAAACGGCACGCGCTCCGTCAATTGCTCGAACAGCCCCAGCCACTCGCCGACGACGACCACGAACAAGACAGCGCCAAACACAATGCCAAAGAGTGTCAGCACGCGGCGGGTAAAATCGTTGAAGGGTTGATTCGTAGTAGCCACTTCAGTGGCCGGAACCCCGTAGCCCGCGCCGGCCACCGCGCTCCGAATCGTGTTCAGTTCGACCAGCGCCGGGTCAAGCTTAATCGTCGCCTTCTCCGACGCCAGAAACACGTCCACCGACTCGACGCCGGGCAAGGCGGCGATGGCGTGCTGAACGTGTTGGGTGCACTCGGCGCAATCCATGCCGGAAATTGAGAGGGTGATGGTTTTGAGTTGGGCCATGCTTACGTTTTACCACAGATCGGCGCGAAAACAGCATCTACATTGGCGGCAAAACTGATGACAATGATCACGTGGAAGTTTGAGGAAAACTCATACAATCTTTACTAGAACATTCGATGACATCTGGTATTCTACTAACCAACATTGGCTCGCCCGACGCGCCAACGGCGAAAGCGCTTCGCCCCTACCTGGCCGAGTTTCTCGGCGACCCGCGCATCATCGAACTGCCGCGCTGGCTCTGGCTTCCGATCCTGCACAGCGTCATCCTTACCACGCGCCCGCGACGCTCGGCCCTCCTCTACCAAAACATCTGGACGGACTCCGGTTCGCCGTTATTGGCTATCGCCCAACAACAGGCGGCGGGCTTGCGTGAAAGGTTGGCGGCGCGTACGGGGTCATCCATTCAAGTGGCGATTGGAATGAGGTACGGCAATCCATCCATCGCCAGCAGTCTTCGTCAATTGCGCGACTCTGGCGTGAAGCGCATCCTTGTCTTTCCGCTGTTTCCACAATATTCGGCGGCCACGACAGCTTCCACATTCGACGCTGTTTTCGCCGAGTTGAAAACGTGGCGCTGGATGCCGGAACTGCGGACAGTCAATCACTATCACGATCATCCGCGCTACATCGCGGCGCTGGCGAACAGCATCCGCGAATACTGGCAGGCGCACGGCAAAGCCGAGCGTCTTCTACTTTCGTTTCATGGCATCCCCAAAAGTTACTCGCTCGCCGGCGACCCTTACGCTGGCGAGTGCGAAATGACAGCCCGGCTCGTCGCCGCTCAACTCGGCTTGAAGGAGGGCGAGTGGCAGATGTCGTTTCAGTCGCGCTTTGGGCCAGTGGAGTGGCTACAGCCTTACACTGACAAGCTACTTGAAGAATGGGGCAAGAGAGGCGTGCGAAGCGTGGACGCGCTCTGCCCCGGTTTCGCCACCGACTGTTTGGAGACGATTGACGAGATTGGGCGCGAGGCAAGAGAGACGTTTGCGAAGGCCGGGGGTGGCCGCCTCAGCTACATCCCCGCCCTCAACGCCCGACCCGATCATCTCGATGCGCTGGCTGAGGTGGCGATGAGGCAGTTGGAGGGGTGGGTGTGATTTGGAGAAAATGGGACAACGAATGTTAATCGAATAAACGAATGGCTTGCCGCCAACATTCGTTTGTTCGTTCCCTATTCGTTGACAGAACACCTACGGCCATGTTTGGATTTGAGGGAGAGATGGGTAATTCGGGGCGGCATGAGATGTCTTGTTGTGAAGCGCCAGCGGGGAGATCATTCCCCCCTGCCGACCGTACTTGGGTCACACTTACAGACGTGAAAGGGATTTCTGAAATTCCTCTTCTTGACGTTTCATCTCTTCATTAGCGGCTTGAAGTATATCTGCATACTCTTGTTGAGGTACGTATGTATTTTCATTTTGGCCAAAAGCATCAATGAGCATATCGTAATCTTGCTCAGTCAACAAGCCACCGCTGAAAATTCTGCCGTTTTGCTGAAAGGTGGCATTAATTTGCCTGCCTTTTAGGCCCTGGCTTATGACAGTTGCCTTTTCATAAGCAATCCCTGAGACACCACTTTGGCAATCATGCGCTCCATAACACAGGCAGGCATGTACCGCTAATCTATAAAGGTCGTCGAGTGCCTGACGGTAACTTGCTTCAGTGTGGCCTTTCTTCGCCTCCTTCGCCAGACTTCGTAGGCAGATGGCACAATCTCTGAAAGCGGCCGGTGTCGGAAGGGCCTTCCTGCTCAAAAGATAAGCGTCTCGATAGCGCTTGTTTTTCTTATAGGCTTTCGCGAGGCTACTATAGATGTAGTTCGTGTCCTCCCGTCTGGCTTTTGCCGCTTCGAGAGCCTGCTCGTATAGACGTTGCGCCTCAACGTAATCTTTCCGCTTATACGCCTCGTCACCTTGTTTCACGAGTTCTAGCGAGAAGTTCGGAGCCATTAGTTCACCTCCTGAAGTTCATGTGCGCAGTGGCCACTTCTTTGAGCGATATATTCGGCCTGTCGCGTCACGGGCCCATGCATAAAGAATTTTTTGTGTTATTACCTCATCAAAGTTCGCGGAAGTCGTGTGCCTTTGATTTTGAGCAAGTTCCTTTGGTAAAGATGGGTCTGCGACAGTCGCCAGGTTTTCGTCTGATTTAGTATCAAGCCTGAAGCCGGACTCAACAACGGTAAGAGGCTCTTTCCCTATATTGACCATTATGATCTTGACCGTAGGCTGTGTAGTCGTTGAGCCAATCAAAAGGCCATAATTAGCCTCAACCTTCAAGTAGGGTCTGTTGAGTCTATACACGGTCACGTCCTTGAATAAATTCCACAGAATCGCGATCGTTGAAAGAACGGCACCGTAAATGGCCAGGAACGTGGTTAGGTCCATTTAATTGTCCAATGGAGTGTGAAAGTATGAGAAAACGACGATCAGTACCATGAGCACAGTTTGTGCTAGAATCGACAGCATGTTCAGTGGAAGTCCTGTTGATTTCATCTGGCTAGGTGCTACGGCAAGTCCTGGATTCAATCCGACGGATCCGCTAATTTACCCTTCGACCGAGCAACAGAAGAAGAACGCAAAGCATGCTATTAGTGGTGGCTCTGCAATTGGAAGTGGACTCTCTGCGGGTTCGTATGTAGGGAATGCCTCAGCCACTGAGTTCTTCGCAGGCGTTGATCTCACTAAACTGGTTTGGGACGTATGGACTCAAGGTTTTATCCTACATTCAAAGATGCCCCAGTACCTTCCATCTTTGTTCTTAACCACCACCTCCCTGCTTGGTGGTCGCACGGTCAATGGTAGTCCACTTGTCTATTCCGGCTTCCGGGCAGTACGGCCGGATTGCGCCAGCCGCCTCCATTACTTCGCCGATACAATTGACCCGAACGTAGATGACAGGGTGGAATGCCCACAGTGTCGTAGTTTTTACTCCGCCATGGCAATTCCTCGTTACTGCGACTGTGGTTATTCTTTAGCCACTTGGTAATACTTCCCCACAATTGCAATTCAGGTAAACCCCGTCTGGCTGGAAGCACGATCCTGTGCCCGATTTTACACTCTTCATCTCACGCCATTATCGCCACCATCCCCAAAACCCCAGCCCCCAACTCCTTGTTGCCCTCAATCTGCACCTGAGCCAGCGCGGCGTCTTGGCTCAAGCCTTTGGTAAACAGCCGCCAGGCCGTGTCCTGGCTCAGGCTCACTATTGAAACAGCGGCGGGATGTTGGCCCGAATACAAGCGCCACACGCCGCTCTGCCTGAGCAATGACCACTCGCCGCCTGCCTCGCCGAGAATGTTGAACGAGAGAGCCGTGCCTTCACTCGCCGCTACGTCCCGATAAGTATGCGGCAGGGCGCGCATGAAAGCATCCAAGACCGGGAACAGCCATTTGCGCTTTGAGAGAACAGGTTGGCCCACAGCTTCGCGGATGTGCTGTTGATGAAGCCATTTTTCGGTGTACTCGCGGGCAATGTCGAACCAGTTGGGCGATTGCTCTTCGCCCGCCCAGGCCACCTCAATTCTGGCCGGCTCGTCAGCCTTAAGACTCTTGAAGTAGTCATATAAACGCCGATCGGCGAGATCAAGAAACTCGATTAACAGGTTTGGGCTGATGCGCCTGGCCGCCTTGACCCATTCGTCGTTGCTTTGATTGATAAAGCTCACAAGCTCGTCATAGGTTTTGACAGAGGATTCGGCCTGCAAAGAATCGTCTCGGGTATTCCACAACCGGCCAACACCGCCGCCGAGTAAATGAGCGGCCACATCTTTCACCGACCAGCCAGTGCAAACCGTTGGCCTGCGCCACTCGTCGGCGGCCAGGCCTTTGAGCACGGCCAGCAGTTCAGCGCCAAGTTGGGGGAACAATTCGACGGTCGCAACAGGTTCCAACGGGTGCATGCGCAGATTCTACCCTACATCTTCATCGGCTATAATGCCCATCCCACTTATGACTCGTCTTCTCGAAAAACCTGTTGAGGTCGCATCCGGTGCAATGACCCGTCGCGTGCTCAACCTGGCCTGGCCGTCGGTGGCCGAGCAATCGCTCATCACCCTCGTCGGCCTGGTAGACACGTACATCGTCGGCCACCTCGGCGCGGAGGCAATTGCCGGTGTGGGCCTGGGCGGGCAAATTTTGAATCTGATCGCGGCCCTGTTCGGGGCGTTGGGCATCGGAGCCACCGCCGTGGTCGCCCGTTCCATCGGCGCTCGCAACCGCGACGAAGCCGCCGCCGTTGCCGGGCAAGGCGTTCTCATTGCGCTTGCCATCGGCCTGCTCTCGTCGGGAATCGCGTTTGCCTTCGCCCGGCCCATCATCACCCTGTTCGGTGGCGCGCCGGGCGTGGTGGTGCAAGGCACAGCCTGGTTGCGCGCCGCCGGGCCGTCGTTCGCTCTCATGGGCCTGATGCTGGTGGGCAACGCCATCATGCGCGGCGCAGGCGATACCCGCACGCCGTTGTTGGTCATGATTGCTTCCAACGTGATTAACGTCGTCACCGCCTGGACTCTCACCCGAGGGATGGGTATGGGCGTGATCGGAGCCGGGATCGGGGTGACGGTGGGACACTTGATCGGCGGCTTGCTCGTCCTGATCATCCTGTTCAGCCGCCGTTACTCGTTGTCGCTTTCTAATCTCCAACCTGATCTGGCTTACATCGAGCGCATTCTCAACGTGGGGCTTCCGGCGGGCGGCGAGCAGATTATTTTGCAGTTAGCCCTGAGCTATCAAGCTGCCCTGATCTCGGTCTTTGGCACGGCGGCTTACGCCGCCCACCAGATTGCGATTCGAGTCACGGCGCTTTCGTATTTGCCCGGCTGGGGCTTTAGCGTGGCAACCACCACGCTGGTTGGACAGGAGCTTGGCGCAAAGAACCCGGACGGCGCGCGCGAGGCCGTTTCCGTCGCCCGCCGCTTTTCTCTGCTGGTCATGGCCGGCATGGGCGTGGCCCTCTTCCTCTTCGCCGAACCCATTGTCCGCATCTTCACCCCTGATCCGGAAGTGATTCGCGCCGGGGCGTGGGCAATTCGTGTGGCCGCCTTCATCCAGCCCCTCATGTCGCAATCCTTCATTTATGGCGGCGCTCTGCGCGGCGCGGGCGAC from Chloroflexota bacterium includes:
- a CDS encoding maleylpyruvate isomerase N-terminal domain-containing protein, translating into MHPLEPVATVELFPQLGAELLAVLKGLAADEWRRPTVCTGWSVKDVAAHLLGGGVGRLWNTRDDSLQAESSVKTYDELVSFINQSNDEWVKAARRISPNLLIEFLDLADRRLYDYFKSLKADEPARIEVAWAGEEQSPNWFDIAREYTEKWLHQQHIREAVGQPVLSKRKWLFPVLDAFMRALPHTYRDVAASEGTALSFNILGEAGGEWSLLRQSGVWRLYSGQHPAAVSIVSLSQDTAWRLFTKGLSQDAALAQVQIEGNKELGAGVLGMVAIMA
- a CDS encoding OsmC family protein translates to MSKKTASVIWNGEGMSFTGVGGSGFSLQFNNPSGPGAASPMELVAIASGTCTAMDVIDILRKKRQAVSGFEVKVIGLRTSGYPSVFTEIDLEYVVRGRNIDPKAVERSIELSLAKYCSVNTMLKNSGAVINSRYRIEEAETVAA
- a CDS encoding MATE family efflux transporter, with protein sequence MTRRVLNLAWPSVAEQSLITLVGLVDTYIVGHLGAEAIAGVGLGGQILNLIAALFGALGIGATAVVARSIGARNRDEAAAVAGQGVLIALAIGLLSSGIAFAFARPIITLFGGAPGVVVQGTAWLRAAGPSFALMGLMLVGNAIMRGAGDTRTPLLVMIASNVINVVTAWTLTRGMGMGVIGAGIGVTVGHLIGGLLVLIILFSRRYSLSLSNLQPDLAYIERILNVGLPAGGEQIILQLALSYQAALISVFGTAAYAAHQIAIRVTALSYLPGWGFSVATTTLVGQELGAKNPDGAREAVSVARRFSLLVMAGMGVALFLFAEPIVRIFTPDPEVIRAGAWAIRVAAFIQPLMSQSFIYGGALRGAGDTRSTMVITMSTVWGLRILATYLLGYRLGLGLVGAWLSVGLDFAFRWMLFALRFRTGKWALLRV
- the trxA gene encoding thioredoxin — encoded protein: MAEPIHVTDAAFEQAVLKSPTPVVVDFWAPWCGPCRMVAPILESLAAEYDGKIIVAKVNTDDNPEWAMKYGVQGIPTMLFVRDGKIVDRMVGAAPHPMIKARVEKMIAAVAA
- a CDS encoding rhodanese-like domain-containing protein, which produces MFDWLKPKKQETPTTPPTNETAEPTVVEISALELRKLIESPAPPLVLDVREPYELEADGLIPDSVHIPMRFVPNRLADLPKDRPIVVYCAAGARSYNVAEFLLSQGYADVKNLRGGIIAWQASKPR
- a CDS encoding ferrochelatase is translated as MTSGILLTNIGSPDAPTAKALRPYLAEFLGDPRIIELPRWLWLPILHSVILTTRPRRSALLYQNIWTDSGSPLLAIAQQQAAGLRERLAARTGSSIQVAIGMRYGNPSIASSLRQLRDSGVKRILVFPLFPQYSAATTASTFDAVFAELKTWRWMPELRTVNHYHDHPRYIAALANSIREYWQAHGKAERLLLSFHGIPKSYSLAGDPYAGECEMTARLVAAQLGLKEGEWQMSFQSRFGPVEWLQPYTDKLLEEWGKRGVRSVDALCPGFATDCLETIDEIGREARETFAKAGGGRLSYIPALNARPDHLDALAEVAMRQLEGWV
- a CDS encoding heme ABC transporter ATP-binding protein, with translation MTILSISNLSVSYHGRAVLRGVSLNVKAGEVLALIGPNGVGKSTFIRAVSGVVRPDAGKITLDSTDLLRLSPDQRARQIAVVPQAVSLPDAFTVAEIVMMGRTPYLPLWGGESKHDCRVAWDAMRRTEIEMLADRRADELSGGERQRVVIARALAQEPRVLLLDEPTAHLDLKHQVAVLELARALAREGGLAVLATLHDLNQAAGYADQVALLHNGEVRAVGRPVEVFTPAHLSLAYGLPINVISHPMYSTPLVLPDGKTSNVKREM
- the cadA gene encoding cadmium-translocating P-type ATPase; this translates as MAQLKTITLSISGMDCAECTQHVQHAIAALPGVESVDVFLASEKATIKLDPALVELNTIRSAVAGAGYGVPATEVATTNQPFNDFTRRVLTLFGIVFGAVLFVVVVGEWLGLFEQLTERVPFPVGALLVLVSGWPIFVNVVRAALRRQVIAHTLMSLGVLAALAVGQWATAVVVVFFMRVGDYAENFTTERARRAVKDLTALAPQTARVKRDGVEVEILAAQVVVGQTVIVRPGETIPVDGEVIAGQATVDQSAITGESMPAEVGPSSKVFAATLARLGHLRIRTLHVGPDTTFGRVVKLVEEAEAHRATVQRFADKFTAYYLPIVATIAALTLLFRRDPLAAAAVLVVACSCSIALATPIAMLASIGAGAKRGLLIKGGKYLETLARADVLLIDKTGTVTLGKPEVTEIRRFAWRLEIDSNLQTDILQLAASAEKYSEHPLAEAVRVAARKHGLTLSEPQSFEAMPGLGVRAVVDGKTVTVGNKRLVSEGASLPEAAELEAQGKTLLFVACDDQLIGVIAAADTLRSEVPGALADLRKLGVKHVALLTGDNERTASALASKLRVECRANLLPEDKIAIVKDYQAKGHTVVMVGDGVNDAPALAQADVGIAMGAAGTDIAIEAAHITLMRDDWMLVPQVFAIAKKTMGVVKTNLIFTAIYNVAGLSLAAFGLIPPIFAAAMQSLPDLGILANSARLLRQK
- a CDS encoding adenosylcobinamide-GDP ribazoletransferase; translated protein: MRILPGLIAPFTLAAVLARWLIIIVARQRPARPGGLGADFALGLTPLTLTLAALIPLALIVSLTFNFDGWRILRAVLFAHLVTFAVIALARARLGGVTGDALGRANQRLAVQAGEVLFMVAGLPLKLK
- a CDS encoding cob(I)yrinic acid a,c-diamide adenosyltransferase, with the translated sequence MPRLTKLYTRKGDDGTTGLGGGQRVPKESLRVQAYGTVDELNSVIGLALAHGLCDRLTEVLPAIQNELFHLGSDLCFLEEDKTKFKVPQIEERHIDKLEALIDELNEFVGPLENFILPGGSVGSANLHVARAVCRRAERDVIALARVEAIGPFVATYLNRLSDLLFAMARYENKVRGVAEPLWDATA
- a CDS encoding metal-sensitive transcriptional regulator, with the protein product MKVQNSVVKEDLQKRLRRIEGQVRGVQKMLEEDRDCHEIIQQLAAVRSAVHGASVTFMREYASDCLMNVDSDDKKARELLLDDLIGLLGKAP